The following proteins are encoded in a genomic region of Mus caroli chromosome 18, CAROLI_EIJ_v1.1, whole genome shotgun sequence:
- the LOC110284583 gene encoding vegetative cell wall protein gp1-like: protein MRTPNRVLTTHELATHNSSKFGARPCSGKHQQCRSESQWCVPEVTNSGSKRGPVRDQGSLNGSALLPRPFQGTSRSAIRSRPHSASHPLDATPGPGDRADSMVPLREPRPAWPAGPAAQASRSPGLAQPRAPGNKGGGGPGVEPRVGAPAWASPSPPYPGPHATPRLPTPAPRPAIPLTLQPRALLPPGGGATAALDPPPTAAPPSSSSSSPKGGRAAAAQAGAEPPRRSPGRRRPQHSPVGGASRGEGVQVGGARGRERLRPFPPRALEQLQPGQFSDIRCSGFLVLSLHS from the coding sequence ATGAGAACCCCAAATCGAGTTCTGACTACACACGAACTTGCTACACACAACTCTTCCAAGTTTGGGGCTAGGCCCTGCTCTGGAAAACACCAACAGTGCCGCTCAGAGTCACAATGGTGTGTACCTGAAGTTACCAACTCCGGGAGCAAAAGAGGGCCTGTGCGAGATCAGGGCAGTTTAAATGGCTCGGCCCTCCTCCCGCGACCCTTCCAGGGCACCTCGCGCTCGGCCATCCGGTCCCGGCCCCATTCGGCATCTCATCCCCTGGACGCCACCCCCGGTCCTGGCGACCGCGCAGATTCTATGGTCCCGCTCCGAGAGCCCCGACCGGCCTGGCCCGCAGGCCCCGCCGCCCAGGCCTCGCGGAGCCCCGGCCTCGCACAGCCGCGGGCCCCGGGCAACAAAGGCGGCGGCGGGCCGGGCGTGGAGCCGAGGGTCGGGGCGCCGGCCTGGGCCTCACCCTCACCTCCCTACCCTGGGCCACACGCGACCCCacgcctccccacccccgccccccgcccgGCCATCCCGCTCACCCTGCAGCCGCGGGCTCTGCTTCCTCCGGGCGGCGGCGCGACTGCCGCGCTCGACCCTCCTCCTACAGccgctcctccttcctcctcttcctcctccccgaAGGGAGGGCGCGCGGCCGCGGCCCAGGCGGGAGCGGAGCCGCCGCGAAGGAGCCCCGGCCGCCGGCGCCCTCAGCACAGTCCAGTAGGCGGGGCGTCGCGTGGGGAGGGGGTCCAGGTGGGCGGGGCCCGCGGTCGCGAGCGGCTCCGCCCCTTTCCCCCGCGGGCTCTTGAGCAGCTGCAACCAGGGCAGTTCTCAGACATCAGATGCTCTGGGTTCCTGGTCCTCTCCCTGCACAGCTGA